The genomic region CAGCTTGTCCAGCAGCAGGCCGTCACGGTCCTTGCGGGTACGGGACCGGGTCATGCAGTGGATCTCCGTGCCGCCCGAATTCAGGGTCACCCACGCGATGTCGGGGCGGCGGGCGAGCGCCTCGGCCACCGGGAGCGCCGCGTCCGGGGCGCACTGCACCCGCAGCCAGGACTCGAACAGCCCGACGCGGCTGCCCGTCGGCAGCCCGACGACCCGGATCAGGCCGGCGGTCCGCAGGCGCCGGTAGCGGCGCACGACGGTCTGGTCGGACACCTCCAGGACTTCGGCGAGGCGGCTGAAGGCGGCCCGGCCGTCGATCGTGAGGGCCTGGACCAGGGAACGGTCGAGTACGTCCAGCTCCGTGTCGTTCACGGTTTCCATCATGGCAGAGGCTTCGGTGACGGAAATCCGGCAAGTACGGGTATCCAGGTGGGGGTGTGGTGCGGGGCGCTGAGAACTTGGGTCACCGGGATCCCCCCGGGTCCCTCCGCCCTCCGCAATCAGAGGAGAACTCCCATGCGCAAATGGCTGCCGCTGACGGCCGTCTGCCTCGGGGCCTTCATGCTCCTGGTCGACGTCACGATCGTGACCGTCGCCCTGCCCGACATGGCTGCCGACATGCACACGGGTTTCGCCGGACTCCAGTGGGTCATGGACGTCTACGCGCTGGCGCTGGCGGCCCTGCTGCTCGGCGCGGGCTCGCTCGCCGACCGGATCGGCCGCCGCCGCGTCTACCTCGCGGGGCTCGTGCTGTTCGCCGCGGCCTCGCTCGTCTGCGGGCTGGCCACAGGCCCGGGCGAGCTGATCGCCTTCCGCGCGGTCCAGGGCATCGGCGGAGCCGCCATGTTCGCCACCACCATGGCCCTGCTCAGCGGGGCCTACCAGGGCCGCGACCGCGGGATCGCCTTCGGCGTCTGGGGCTCGGTCAACGGCGCCGCCGCCGCGGCCGGCCCCGTCATCGGCGGGCTGCTCACCGAGCACTTCGGCTGGCGCTGGATCTTCTTCATCAACCTGCCCGTCTGCGCGCTCGCCGTGTACGTGACCCTCAAGGCCGTCGCGGAGTCCCGCGATCCGCACGCCAAGGGCCTCGACCTGCCGGGCATGGCCACCTTCACCACGGGCGCCGGGGCCGTCACGTACGCCGTGATCCGCGGCGGCGAGAACGGGTGGGGCTCGCCCACCACGCTGGGCCTGCTCGGCCTCGGCGCCGCCGCCTTCGCCGCCTTCGTCCTCGTCGAACTGCGCAGCTCCCGCCCGATGCTGGACCTCGCGCTCTTCCGCAGCCGCACCTTCGTCGCGGTCATGGCCGCGGCACTGCTGCTGTCGGGCGCCGCTTTCTCGTACCTGATGTACGTCTCCCTCTGGCTGCAGTCCGTCCGGGGGATGACCCCGGTCGGCGCGGGCCTGGCGCTGATGCCGATGGCCGCGGCCGCGCTCGTCGTCTCGGCGGTGGCCGGACGTCTGCTGCACGCCATGCCGGCGCGGCTGACCATCGGCGGCGGACTGCTGCTGATCGGGGTGGGTGCGCTGATCCTGGCCTGGATGATGGACGCGGGTGACGGCTGGGCGGCCATGGTGCCGGGGCTGCTGGTGACCGGCGTGGGAGTGGGCGCCGCGACCCCGGCGCTGGCCGCGACCGCGATGGCCGCCGTGGCCCCGGCCCGGGCGGGCATGGCCGGCGGAGCCCTGAACACCGTGCGGCAGCTGGGCACGGCCCTCGGGATCGCCGTGCTCGGCGCGGTCTTCCACGCCGGGCTGCGCGGCGGGCTGGGTGAGGGCGGCCGGGAGCTGTCGGAGCCGCTGGCCTCCGGCGGCGCCGGGCGGCTGTTCGCCGAGGCCCCGGCGGGAGCGACGCGCGAGGCGCTGACCGCGCTGGTGGACGCGGGCTTCGCGAGCGGGCTCCGCGACACGTTCCTGGTCTCGGGCGCGATGGGACTGGCCGGAGCCCTGGCGGTCTTCCTGCTGGTCCGCACCGGCCCGCGACCGGCTCCGGGCGCCCCGGCGGCGGTCCCGGTTCAGGCGGCGCCGACGGACGGGCGTTTTGTGGCCCGGCGGTAACTGCACCCGGCCATAAGGCGGGTGGCCTGGTATCGCAAGGGTGAACCTTCGAACGCGCTGAGCCTGCCGAATCGTTTCATCACCCCCGTCCGCTCCTACGTTGGCCCGCGGATGCCACCGGACCCGGTATCCGCGGACCCCGAGAAACGGACTTTCCATGCGTCTTCGCACCACCGCCGCCGTCTTCGCCGGCGCCCTCGCGCTCGTCCTGCCCACCGCCGGCCCGTCGTTGGCCGACGACCAGGGCAGCCGCACCCTCGGCACGCTGCACTACCACTTCGTCGACGACCAGGGCGACGAGCGCAGCGCGCAGCTCCAGCCCGCGGAGAACGACACCTGCTACGTGCTGACGCGCACCTCCGGCGCGGAGCCCACCGTCGAGGTGCGCAACGAAACGGAGTCACTGGCCGTCCTCTTCGACAACCGGACGTGCGACGGCAAGGCGGAGCGGGTCCTGGAGCCGGGCCAGAAGGCGCAGGACGTGGAGGCCGTCTCGGTCTTCTTCAAGCCGGTCGACCAGCCGGGCGCGGGCCTGGGCGACCAGGCCCGTGATGACCAGGCCCGTGACGACCAGGCCGCCCGTGACGACCAGGCCCGTGACGACCAGGCCGCTCGTGACGACCAGGCTCGTGACGACCAGGCCGCTCGTGACGACCAGGCCGCCCGTGAGGACCAGGCCCGTGAGGACCAGGCCCGTGAGGACCAGGCCCGTGAGGACCAGGGCCGGGGCGACCAGGCTGCCCGTGACGACCAGGCCCGCCAGGACCAGGCCCGCGACGACCAGGGCGACGAGGACATGCTCGACCGCATCCTCCGCAACATGGGCTGATCCGGCGGCTGTCTGACCGACGAGGCCCGGCGTCCCGCACAGGGGGCGCCGGGCCTCGTCGGGTCCGATGGAACAGGGCCGCCCGGGGAGGTCGTCTCCCGGGCGGCCCCGTGGTCTATCTGGTCAGCTTCTTCTCACACGGCCCCGGTGGGGGTCAGAACGTGAGCTTCCAGCTGTTGATGTAGCCGGTGTCGGCCGCGTACACGTCCTTGACCCGCAGCTTCCAGACACCCTGCGCGACCTCGGAGGAGGCGTTCACGGTGTAGGAGGCGACGACGTTGTCCGCGGAGTCCGAGCTGGAGGTGTTCTTCAGCCGGTACGCCGAGCCGTCGGGGGCGATGAGGTCGATCTGGAGGTCACCGCGGTAGGTGTGGACGATGTTCACGTCCACCTTGAGGGTGCTCGGGGCGTTGCCCGTGCGGTTCACGGTGATCGGGGAGTCGACCGTGGAGTTGTCCGCGATCTGGTAGTCGGTGGTGTTCTCGAAGACGTTCGGCTGCGTGGTGCCGACCGTCCAGGTGAAGGCCGCCGTACCGGTCTGGTTCGCCGAGTCGGTCACCGTGACGGTCACGTTGGACGTGCCCGCGGTGGTGGCCGTACCCGAGATCAGGCCGGTGGAGGAGTTGATCGACAGGCCGGCCGGCAGACCGGTCGCCGCGTAGCTCAGGGCACCGGCGTTGCTGCTGGTGGCCTGGATCTGCAGGCTGACGGCACCGCCCGTGACGGTGGTCTGGTTACCCGGGCTGGTGACCGAGACCCCGACCTGGGGACGGGCCCCGACGCCGATGGCGGCCCAGGCGTGCGCGACGTTGTTGTACGTGGCCGAGCCGGACCCGTACAGGTCGGCGGCGGCCTGCAGGGTGGCCGTACGCGCGGCCGCGTAGTTGGTGTTCGACTTGAACAGACCGGTGGTCAGCGCGCGGAACCAGATCTTGGACGCGGCGTCACGGCCGATCCCGGTGACCGGGAGGCCGTCGGAGGTCGGCGAGTTGTAGCTCACGCCGTTGATGACCTTGGCGCCGGAGCCCTCGGAGGCCAGGTAGTACCAGTGGTTGGCCGGACCCGAGGAGTAGTGGACGTCGATGGAGCCGATGCCCGAGTACCAGGAGTCCTTGGATCCACCGTCCTTGCTCGGCTTGTCCATGTAGCGCAGCGGGGTTCCGTCGCCGTTGATGTCGATCTTCTCGCCGACGAGGTAGTCACCGACGTCCTGCGGGTTGTTGGCGTAGAACTCGACCGCCGCCGCCATGATGTCGGAGGTGGCCTCGTTCAGACCGCCGGGCTCACCGCTGTAGGTCATGTTGCCGGTGACCGAGGTCAGGCCGTGCGTCATCTCGTGCGCGGCCACGTCGGTCGAGGTGAGCGGCTTGTTGTTGCCCTCGCCGTCGCCGTAGGTCATGCAGAAGCAGGAGTCGTCCCAGAACGCGTTGACGTACGCGTTGCCGTAGTGGACCCGGCTGTACGGGGCCACGCCGTCGTTGCGCAGGCCGTTGCGGCCGTGCACGTTCTTGTAGTAGTCCCACGTCACCTGGGCGCCGTAGTGGGCGTCGGCGCCGGCCGTCTCCAGGTTGGAGGCCAAGCCGTTGCCCCAGATGTCGTCCGTACCGGTGAAGAGCGTGCCGGTGCCGGAGGAGCCGTGGTTGAGGTTGTACGTCTTGTGGCTGCCCCGCCCGGCGTCGGTCAGC from Streptomyces sp. NBC_00190 harbors:
- a CDS encoding M4 family metallopeptidase, whose translation is MRATPQRRATAAGALVAAAALLAVGIQTGTATADATASQARQAVKSNPGAANRALSASERATLLAEANSTTVQAAKALGLGGGEKLVVRDVVKDADGTTHTTYERTYNGLPVLGGDLTVHAKDGVTKSVTKATNHEIKVADTDATVTPSAAEGQAVAAASAAGSKDAKAAKGARKVIWAAEGAPVLAFETVVGGLQDDGTPSQLHVVTNAKTGAKITEWQAIETGTGNTQYSGQVTLGTSQSGSNYTLTDAGRGSHKTYNLNHGSSGTGTLFTGTDDIWGNGLASNLETAGADAHYGAQVTWDYYKNVHGRNGLRNDGVAPYSRVHYGNAYVNAFWDDSCFCMTYGDGEGNNKPLTSTDVAAHEMTHGLTSVTGNMTYSGEPGGLNEATSDIMAAAVEFYANNPQDVGDYLVGEKIDINGDGTPLRYMDKPSKDGGSKDSWYSGIGSIDVHYSSGPANHWYYLASEGSGAKVINGVSYNSPTSDGLPVTGIGRDAASKIWFRALTTGLFKSNTNYAAARTATLQAAADLYGSGSATYNNVAHAWAAIGVGARPQVGVSVTSPGNQTTVTGGAVSLQIQATSSNAGALSYAATGLPAGLSINSSTGLISGTATTAGTSNVTVTVTDSANQTGTAAFTWTVGTTQPNVFENTTDYQIADNSTVDSPITVNRTGNAPSTLKVDVNIVHTYRGDLQIDLIAPDGSAYRLKNTSSSDSADNVVASYTVNASSEVAQGVWKLRVKDVYAADTGYINSWKLTF
- a CDS encoding MFS transporter; protein product: MRKWLPLTAVCLGAFMLLVDVTIVTVALPDMAADMHTGFAGLQWVMDVYALALAALLLGAGSLADRIGRRRVYLAGLVLFAAASLVCGLATGPGELIAFRAVQGIGGAAMFATTMALLSGAYQGRDRGIAFGVWGSVNGAAAAAGPVIGGLLTEHFGWRWIFFINLPVCALAVYVTLKAVAESRDPHAKGLDLPGMATFTTGAGAVTYAVIRGGENGWGSPTTLGLLGLGAAAFAAFVLVELRSSRPMLDLALFRSRTFVAVMAAALLLSGAAFSYLMYVSLWLQSVRGMTPVGAGLALMPMAAAALVVSAVAGRLLHAMPARLTIGGGLLLIGVGALILAWMMDAGDGWAAMVPGLLVTGVGVGAATPALAATAMAAVAPARAGMAGGALNTVRQLGTALGIAVLGAVFHAGLRGGLGEGGRELSEPLASGGAGRLFAEAPAGATREALTALVDAGFASGLRDTFLVSGAMGLAGALAVFLLVRTGPRPAPGAPAAVPVQAAPTDGRFVARR